A part of Olleya sp. Bg11-27 genomic DNA contains:
- a CDS encoding SDR family oxidoreductase codes for MSKVVLITGGSSGIGKSIGEFLTEKGCVVYGTSRNPSNYSNSKFKLVALDVNDTVTIAAAVKTVIAAEGKLDVLVNNAGVGINGAIEEIPQAQIQHNFNTNFFGPINVIKAVLPQMRVQQSGLVINITSIAGYMGLPYRGIYSASKGALELVTEALRMETKDFGVKFTNIAPGDFATNIAAGRYHAPVLKDSPYTKYPNVLRDIDEHVDNSSSPIAVAKKVHEVINTKNPRIHYKVGAPMQKFSIILKFLLPDKMYEKLLLNHYKL; via the coding sequence ATGTCTAAAGTCGTATTAATTACAGGAGGGTCTTCTGGAATAGGAAAATCTATAGGTGAGTTTTTAACCGAAAAAGGGTGTGTTGTTTATGGTACCAGTCGTAATCCGTCTAATTATAGCAACAGTAAATTTAAGCTTGTTGCTTTAGATGTTAATGATACGGTGACTATTGCAGCAGCTGTAAAAACAGTCATTGCGGCAGAAGGCAAGTTGGATGTCTTAGTTAATAATGCAGGTGTTGGTATTAATGGTGCTATTGAAGAAATACCGCAAGCGCAAATCCAACATAATTTTAATACTAACTTTTTTGGGCCGATAAATGTTATCAAGGCAGTGTTACCTCAAATGAGAGTACAACAGTCTGGATTGGTTATAAACATTACATCCATTGCTGGGTATATGGGATTGCCTTATCGTGGTATTTATAGTGCTAGTAAAGGTGCTTTAGAGCTTGTTACGGAAGCGTTACGTATGGAAACTAAGGATTTTGGTGTTAAATTCACCAATATTGCGCCAGGTGATTTTGCAACTAATATTGCTGCAGGACGTTACCATGCGCCTGTTTTAAAGGACTCGCCATATACTAAGTACCCAAACGTACTTAGAGATATTGATGAGCATGTAGATAATAGCAGTTCTCCAATTGCTGTGGCTAAAAAAGTACATGAGGTTATAAATACCAAAAATCCTAGAATACATTATAAAGTTGGTGCGCCGATGCAGAAATTTTCTATTATTTTAAAGTTTTTGTTACCGGATAAAATGTACGAGAAGCTTTTGCTTAATCATTATAAACTTTAG
- a CDS encoding response regulator, giving the protein MKTILLIEDDVVLRENTKELLELSDYTVTTASNGKLGLQTAIATRPDIIVCDIMMPELDGYGVLEGLTKQEHTMHIPFIFLSAKTERQDVRKGMDLGADDYITKPFSEDEIISAIESRLAKAAILKDRRNTPNKEENTTDELRSLNDLKNFFDDNGEVFNFCKDETVYTEGKNSNYIYLVTKGIVKCHKLDEKGKELITALHKEDDLFGYTSFTQNIPYQETATTISEASLVGLSKNELTTILNTNHKLTLELIQLLTDDISGVKNQLLEMAYSSVYKKTATTILKFADKLNCKPNEAIKISRSDLASVAGIATETLIRTISSFKKQGLIVIEGRNIKIIDIEGLKDVC; this is encoded by the coding sequence ATGAAAACCATACTTTTAATTGAAGACGACGTTGTTTTAAGAGAAAACACTAAAGAACTTTTAGAGTTATCCGACTATACCGTAACAACCGCATCTAACGGAAAGCTAGGGTTACAAACAGCCATAGCAACACGTCCGGATATAATTGTTTGTGACATAATGATGCCCGAATTAGATGGCTATGGGGTATTGGAAGGTTTGACAAAGCAAGAACACACCATGCACATCCCTTTTATCTTTCTATCTGCAAAAACAGAACGACAAGATGTTAGAAAAGGAATGGATTTAGGCGCAGACGATTATATTACAAAACCCTTTAGTGAGGACGAAATAATTAGTGCTATAGAAAGTCGATTAGCTAAAGCTGCTATTTTAAAAGACAGACGTAATACACCAAACAAAGAAGAGAATACGACTGATGAACTAAGAAGTTTAAATGATTTGAAAAACTTTTTTGATGATAATGGAGAGGTCTTTAATTTTTGTAAAGATGAAACGGTATATACCGAGGGGAAAAACTCGAACTACATCTATTTAGTAACAAAAGGAATTGTAAAATGCCATAAGTTAGACGAAAAAGGAAAAGAATTAATCACAGCACTTCATAAGGAAGATGATTTGTTTGGCTACACGTCTTTTACACAAAATATTCCTTATCAAGAAACAGCAACGACTATAAGCGAAGCGTCTTTAGTGGGCTTATCCAAAAATGAATTAACTACTATTTTAAATACCAACCATAAATTAACGTTAGAGCTAATACAACTGCTTACAGACGATATTTCCGGAGTAAAAAACCAACTATTAGAAATGGCGTATAGCTCGGTTTACAAAAAAACAGCAACCACGATATTAAAGTTTGCCGATAAATTAAATTGTAAACCTAACGAAGCTATAAAAATATCTAGAAGTGACTTAGCAAGTGTTGCCGGTATTGCAACCGAAACTTTAATTAGGACTATTTCCAGTTTTAAAAAGCAAGGTTTGATAGTTATAGAAGGCCGAAATATTAAAATAATTGATATTGAAGGACTTAAAGACGTCTGCTAA
- a CDS encoding universal stress protein → MKSILLPTDFSENSWNAIEYALNYFSNTACTFYLLHVNPLTQVTISEIDYNYSTTPILAEDLYTKPAKKKLNELLKKIASRFSNNAKHAFYTINDTDFFIDAVRNQVKEKKIDLIVMGTKGASGLKKLIIGSNTADIITKVKCNTLVIPENAKFKALKQIAFPTDLLQFYGVTTLEPILENLEQFKASLKIVHINKKELNLNKDQEKNKDFLEDYFSNFNHSFSFLTNTKIEAGIERFVESKNIDMIVMIAKNLNYFQQILFHNKVEEISYQTDVPFLVLHE, encoded by the coding sequence ATGAAATCTATCCTACTACCTACAGATTTTTCTGAAAACTCTTGGAATGCTATTGAGTACGCTCTCAATTATTTTTCAAATACAGCGTGCACCTTCTATTTACTTCATGTTAACCCATTAACACAAGTGACAATTAGCGAAATAGATTATAATTACAGTACGACCCCAATACTAGCAGAAGATCTTTATACAAAACCAGCTAAAAAGAAATTAAATGAGTTACTTAAAAAAATAGCCTCACGTTTTTCGAATAATGCTAAGCATGCGTTTTACACTATAAACGACACCGATTTTTTTATAGACGCTGTAAGAAACCAAGTCAAAGAAAAAAAGATAGACCTTATTGTCATGGGCACTAAAGGTGCTTCTGGTTTAAAAAAACTAATCATAGGTAGTAATACCGCAGATATTATAACAAAAGTAAAATGCAATACTTTGGTTATACCTGAAAACGCAAAATTTAAAGCACTTAAACAGATTGCTTTTCCGACGGACTTATTACAGTTTTATGGCGTTACTACCCTAGAGCCCATTCTAGAAAATTTAGAGCAATTTAAGGCATCCTTAAAAATTGTACACATCAATAAAAAAGAGCTCAACCTTAATAAGGACCAAGAGAAAAATAAAGATTTTTTAGAAGACTATTTCAGTAATTTCAACCATAGCTTTAGTTTTCTAACTAATACAAAAATAGAAGCAGGAATAGAACGCTTTGTCGAATCTAAAAATATAGATATGATAGTTATGATTGCTAAAAATCTAAATTACTTTCAGCAAATATTATTTCACAACAAAGTTGAAGAAATAAGCTACCAAACAGATGTTCCATTTTTAGTCCTTCATGAGTAA
- a CDS encoding acyl-CoA thioesterase, protein MKTYSKNLIVTLDDLDELNHVNNVRYIQWVNQIAKAHWFANATQEMLDQYFWVLISHQIDYKRQIFLGDTVKLKTYVKLCEGVTSLRVVEVLVNNKRCAYSETKWCFMNIDSKRPSRISPEIIALF, encoded by the coding sequence ATGAAAACATATAGTAAAAATTTAATTGTTACTCTTGATGATTTAGATGAGCTAAATCATGTTAATAATGTGCGTTACATACAATGGGTTAATCAAATTGCTAAAGCACATTGGTTTGCTAATGCCACACAAGAGATGCTTGATCAGTATTTTTGGGTGTTAATATCCCATCAAATAGACTATAAACGCCAAATATTTTTAGGTGATACGGTCAAATTAAAAACCTACGTCAAATTATGCGAAGGTGTAACATCCTTGCGTGTTGTAGAAGTCTTAGTTAACAACAAACGGTGTGCCTATTCCGAAACTAAATGGTGCTTTATGAATATTGACTCCAAAAGACCGTCAAGAATATCACCAGAAATCATTGCCCTTTTCTAA
- the fsa gene encoding fructose-6-phosphate aldolase: MKFFIDTANLDQIRDAQDMGILDGVTTNPSLMAKEGITGHDNIMKHYVDICNIVDGDVSAEVIATDFEGMVKEGEALAELHDQIVVKLPMIKDGIKACKYFSDKGIKTNVTLVFSPGQALLAAKAGATYVSPFIGRLDDISTDGLNLIAEIRHIYDNYAFETEILAASVRHTMHVIDCAKLGADVMTGPLSSIEGLLRHPLTDSGLAKFLEDYKKGN; the protein is encoded by the coding sequence ATGAAATTTTTTATTGATACTGCCAATTTAGACCAAATTAGAGACGCTCAGGATATGGGTATTTTAGATGGTGTTACTACTAACCCGTCTTTAATGGCTAAAGAAGGGATTACTGGTCATGATAATATCATGAAGCATTATGTTGATATTTGTAACATTGTAGACGGTGATGTTAGTGCGGAAGTAATTGCTACTGACTTTGAAGGTATGGTTAAAGAAGGTGAGGCGCTTGCTGAATTACATGATCAAATCGTGGTTAAATTACCAATGATTAAAGATGGTATTAAGGCTTGTAAATACTTTAGCGATAAAGGCATTAAAACTAATGTAACGTTAGTGTTTTCTCCTGGTCAAGCATTATTAGCGGCTAAGGCTGGTGCAACTTACGTATCTCCTTTTATTGGTCGTTTGGACGATATCTCTACGGATGGTTTAAACCTGATTGCTGAGATTAGACATATCTATGATAACTACGCTTTTGAAACTGAAATTTTAGCTGCGTCTGTACGTCATACAATGCACGTAATTGACTGTGCTAAATTAGGTGCTGATGTTATGACTGGTCCTTTAAGCTCTATTGAAGGATTATTAAGACATCCTTTAACGGATAGTGGTTTAGCTAAGTTTTTAGAAGACTACAAAAAAGGAAACTAA
- the fahA gene encoding fumarylacetoacetase, whose product MPLSANNPDRKSWLHVDKNSDFPIQNIPFGVFLTRDDIITIGTRIGDTAIDLGALHQLGYFEGIPLTEDIFLQDTLNDFIADGRKTWRLVRNRIAEIFDVENDALTNNLKHKEIVLFRLDEIEMQLPVQIGDYTDFYSSIEHATNVGTMFRDPDNALLPNWLHIPVGYHGRSSSIIPSGIPVHRPQGQTLPAGATEPVFGPSKLVDFELEMAFITTDANDLGEPIPVNEAEEYIFGLVLFNDWSARDIQKWEYVPLGPFLAKNFASSISPWIVTLDALQPFKTDSPKPLKKQLPYLQQSGKKSYDINLEVAIQPEKAKETVVTKSNFKNMYWSMSQQLAHHTVNGCPINSGDMMGSGTISGPTPDSYGSMLELSWRGEKPVKMKDGTERKFINDNDTVIMRGYCEKEGTRIGFGEVKTKLLPIFQPKKNK is encoded by the coding sequence ATGCCATTATCAGCTAATAATCCAGACAGAAAATCATGGTTACACGTCGATAAAAATTCGGACTTCCCAATCCAAAATATTCCTTTTGGTGTTTTCTTAACTAGAGATGACATAATTACTATTGGAACACGTATTGGAGATACAGCAATTGACTTAGGTGCTTTACACCAATTAGGTTATTTTGAAGGTATCCCGTTAACTGAAGATATTTTTCTTCAAGACACACTAAACGATTTTATCGCAGATGGACGTAAAACGTGGCGTTTGGTTAGAAACAGAATTGCCGAAATTTTTGATGTAGAAAATGACGCATTGACCAATAACCTAAAACATAAAGAAATTGTTTTATTCCGTTTGGACGAAATAGAAATGCAATTACCAGTTCAAATTGGAGATTATACTGATTTTTACTCTAGTATAGAACATGCAACCAATGTTGGAACCATGTTTAGAGATCCAGATAATGCATTATTACCAAACTGGCTGCATATACCTGTAGGTTACCATGGTAGAAGTAGTTCTATCATTCCTTCTGGAATCCCTGTACACAGACCACAAGGTCAAACGCTACCTGCTGGAGCAACAGAGCCTGTTTTTGGGCCAAGTAAATTAGTCGATTTTGAATTAGAAATGGCATTTATAACTACAGATGCTAACGATTTAGGAGAACCAATACCTGTTAACGAAGCTGAAGAATACATCTTTGGATTAGTCTTATTTAATGATTGGTCTGCTCGTGATATCCAAAAATGGGAATATGTACCATTAGGACCGTTTTTAGCTAAAAACTTTGCATCCTCAATTTCTCCTTGGATTGTAACTTTAGATGCTTTACAACCATTTAAAACAGACAGCCCTAAACCATTAAAAAAACAATTACCATATCTACAACAGTCTGGTAAAAAAAGTTACGATATTAACTTAGAAGTTGCTATACAGCCAGAAAAGGCTAAAGAAACGGTCGTTACTAAATCTAACTTTAAAAACATGTATTGGAGTATGTCGCAGCAATTGGCGCATCATACTGTAAACGGCTGTCCAATTAATAGTGGAGACATGATGGGTAGTGGTACTATCTCTGGTCCAACACCTGACAGTTACGGCTCTATGTTAGAATTATCTTGGAGAGGTGAAAAACCTGTTAAAATGAAAGATGGTACGGAACGTAAGTTTATCAATGATAACGATACGGTTATCATGAGAGGCTATTGCGAAAAAGAAGGTACTAGAATTGGGTTTGGAGAAGTTAAAACGAAGCTTTTACCAATATTTCAACCCAAAAAAAACAAATAA
- the glyA gene encoding serine hydroxymethyltransferase: protein MLRDEQIFELIQAEKERQLNGIELIASENFVSDQVMEAAGSVLTNKYAEGYPGKRYYGGCEVVDEVEQIAIDRAKTLFGAEYANVQPHSGSQANTAVYHAILQPGDKILGFDLSHGGHLTHGSPVNFSGKLYNPVFYGVEQETGVLNYDKIQEIATKEQPKLIIAGASAYSRDIDFKRFRAIADSVGALLLADISHPAGLIAKGILNDPMPHCHIVTTTTHKTLRGPRGGMILMGKDFDNPFGIKLKNGNLRKMSSLLDSGVFPGNQGGPLEHIIAAKAIAFGEALTDEFLNYMLQVKKNASAMADAFVKRGYKIISGGTDNHMMLIDLRNKNITGKDAEKALVKADITVNKNMVPFDDKSPFVTSGIRIGTAAITTRGLKENEMEAIVELIDQVLMNHENEELLEEIAIKVNAMMSELPLFVA, encoded by the coding sequence ATGCTACGTGACGAACAGATTTTTGAATTGATTCAAGCCGAAAAAGAACGCCAACTAAATGGTATAGAACTAATTGCCTCAGAAAACTTTGTCAGTGACCAAGTTATGGAAGCAGCAGGATCTGTACTGACCAATAAATACGCAGAAGGGTATCCTGGGAAGCGTTATTATGGTGGATGTGAAGTAGTTGATGAGGTAGAACAGATAGCAATTGATCGTGCTAAAACATTATTTGGAGCTGAGTATGCTAACGTGCAACCGCACTCTGGAAGTCAGGCAAATACAGCAGTTTATCATGCCATATTACAACCGGGAGATAAAATTTTAGGATTTGATTTGTCTCATGGAGGACATTTAACGCACGGTTCTCCAGTTAACTTTTCAGGTAAATTATACAATCCTGTATTTTACGGGGTAGAGCAAGAAACAGGGGTTTTAAATTATGATAAAATTCAAGAAATCGCAACTAAAGAACAGCCTAAATTAATTATTGCAGGAGCGTCTGCATATTCTAGAGATATAGATTTTAAACGTTTTAGAGCAATAGCTGATAGTGTTGGTGCTTTATTACTTGCAGATATCTCTCATCCTGCAGGATTAATTGCCAAAGGAATTTTAAACGATCCAATGCCACATTGCCATATTGTAACCACTACAACGCACAAAACGTTACGTGGTCCAAGAGGAGGAATGATATTAATGGGTAAAGATTTTGATAACCCATTTGGTATTAAACTTAAAAACGGAAATTTACGTAAAATGTCTTCACTTTTAGATTCTGGCGTATTCCCAGGAAATCAAGGTGGGCCTTTAGAGCATATTATTGCAGCGAAAGCGATTGCTTTTGGCGAAGCATTGACAGACGAGTTTCTTAACTATATGTTACAAGTAAAGAAAAATGCATCGGCAATGGCAGACGCATTTGTAAAACGTGGTTACAAAATTATTTCTGGAGGTACAGATAACCACATGATGTTAATTGATTTACGTAATAAAAACATTACCGGTAAGGATGCCGAAAAAGCTTTAGTAAAAGCGGATATTACAGTAAATAAAAATATGGTGCCCTTTGATGATAAATCACCATTTGTAACATCAGGAATTAGAATTGGTACAGCTGCGATTACAACAAGAGGTTTAAAAGAAAACGAAATGGAAGCTATTGTCGAGTTAATCGATCAAGTACTAATGAATCATGAAAATGAGGAGTTATTAGAAGAAATAGCAATAAAAGTTAATGCAATGATGAGTGAGTTACCGTTGTTTGTAGCTTAA
- a CDS encoding patatin-like phospholipase family protein, with amino-acid sequence MNIGLVLSGGGMRGAAHIGAIKALEEHNIYPTHIAGTSAGAIIGALYAYGFNCAQMLDFLKSTPLFSYKKYAINKPGFIDASKYYNYFKKQIPEDDFNALKKKLFVTATNILSGDLEVFSQGELIKPVLASASFPGLFSPIKMKQGLYVDGGVLNNFPVDLLQKECDQIIGIYLNLYETKTQDQLKHFHNVIERAITIGAVKSDIEKFSNCDILVAPNALSQFTLFDKRNIDAIYKIGYDSMKAALKDKQITT; translated from the coding sequence ATGAATATAGGTTTAGTCCTTTCTGGTGGCGGTATGCGAGGAGCAGCACATATTGGTGCCATAAAAGCATTAGAAGAACACAACATTTACCCAACACATATTGCTGGAACAAGTGCTGGTGCGATTATTGGCGCCTTGTATGCCTATGGTTTTAATTGTGCTCAAATGTTAGATTTTCTTAAAAGTACACCACTTTTTAGTTATAAAAAGTACGCCATAAATAAACCTGGTTTTATAGATGCTTCCAAGTACTATAATTACTTTAAAAAACAAATTCCAGAAGACGATTTTAATGCCCTTAAAAAAAAACTTTTTGTAACTGCTACAAATATTTTAAGTGGTGATTTAGAAGTTTTTAGTCAAGGAGAACTAATTAAGCCAGTGTTAGCATCCGCTTCATTTCCTGGTTTGTTTTCGCCAATAAAAATGAAACAAGGGTTATATGTTGATGGCGGGGTGTTAAATAACTTTCCTGTAGACTTATTACAAAAAGAGTGTGACCAGATTATAGGTATCTATTTAAATTTATATGAAACCAAAACACAAGACCAACTCAAGCATTTTCATAATGTTATTGAACGCGCCATCACCATAGGTGCTGTAAAATCTGATATAGAAAAATTTTCGAATTGTGATATTTTAGTAGCCCCTAACGCCTTAAGTCAATTCACCCTTTTTGATAAAAGAAATATCGATGCTATTTATAAAATTGGTTACGACAGCATGAAAGCAGCCCTAAAAGACAAGCAGATTACTACTTAA
- a CDS encoding glutaminyl-peptide cyclotransferase: MKAFKYLTIIFLATALLSCGDNVELKKKSFSVSTNAQNGTISIDKTLELSLKNPKNIEITSVNYELNGKPITPKQVLSDFKLGEHTLKATINFNGETAIVNQTIALLSHVAPKFLTVEIINTFPHDKTSFTQGLEFSNGVLYESTGQYGESKIRIIDYKTGNSITETAIPDAFFGEGITVLNNTVYHLTWQGKKGFTYDATTLEKKSSFNYGQSKEGWGFANDGSKLYKSDGTSLIWSLNPDTLIEEDHIQVCTTKGKIGRLNEIEFANNKLYANIWEKNGIAIINPKNGAVEAVIDCTLLTKQISNFSINENCLNGIAYNPETQTFFLTGKRWDKLFEVKIIEN; encoded by the coding sequence ATGAAAGCATTTAAATACCTTACAATCATATTTTTAGCAACAGCACTATTATCGTGCGGTGACAACGTAGAATTGAAAAAAAAGAGCTTTTCGGTCTCTACTAACGCTCAAAATGGTACAATTAGCATTGACAAAACGCTAGAATTGTCTCTAAAAAATCCTAAAAACATCGAAATTACATCTGTTAATTACGAGCTAAACGGAAAACCTATTACGCCTAAACAAGTGCTTTCTGATTTTAAATTAGGTGAGCATACTTTAAAAGCGACCATTAATTTTAACGGAGAAACTGCAATTGTTAATCAAACGATTGCTTTATTAAGTCATGTTGCTCCAAAATTTTTAACTGTAGAAATCATTAATACCTTTCCGCATGATAAGACTTCTTTTACACAAGGCTTAGAATTTAGTAATGGGGTCTTATATGAAAGTACTGGACAATATGGCGAATCTAAAATCAGAATAATAGATTACAAAACAGGAAATAGCATTACTGAAACCGCAATTCCTGATGCCTTTTTTGGAGAAGGTATTACTGTATTAAACAATACCGTATACCATTTAACATGGCAAGGAAAAAAAGGGTTTACTTATGATGCCACTACCCTAGAAAAGAAAAGTAGCTTTAATTATGGGCAAAGTAAAGAAGGTTGGGGATTTGCTAACGATGGCTCTAAACTATATAAAAGTGATGGTACTAGTTTAATTTGGAGCTTAAATCCTGACACACTAATAGAAGAAGACCACATACAAGTGTGCACTACAAAAGGAAAAATTGGAAGACTAAATGAGATAGAATTCGCGAATAACAAATTATACGCTAACATTTGGGAGAAAAATGGAATTGCTATAATCAATCCTAAAAATGGTGCTGTAGAAGCGGTTATTGACTGTACACTATTAACAAAACAAATTTCTAATTTTTCGATTAACGAAAACTGTTTAAATGGTATTGCATACAATCCAGAAACACAAACATTTTTCTTAACAGGAAAACGTTGGGATAAATTATTTGAGGTTAAAATCATAGAGAACTAA
- a CDS encoding peptide-methionine (S)-S-oxide reductase codes for MSNKIAFGGGCHWCTEAVFQALKGVQKVEQGFIASTKDNTSFSEAVIVHFDPEIITLDLLIQIHLYTHKSTSNHSMRTKYRSAIYYFSEAQKEDATLLLANLQSEFEATIITKTLPFKDFKPSEAQFKNYYKNNPNKPFCQTYINPKLKLLQAKFSKHLTDNLQRKSIS; via the coding sequence ATGAGCAATAAAATAGCATTTGGAGGTGGTTGTCATTGGTGCACAGAAGCGGTATTTCAAGCCTTAAAAGGTGTTCAAAAAGTAGAACAAGGTTTTATAGCTTCCACTAAAGACAACACAAGTTTCTCGGAAGCAGTAATCGTTCATTTCGATCCAGAAATAATTACGCTTGATCTCTTAATTCAAATTCATTTATATACGCACAAAAGTACTTCTAATCATTCTATGCGCACAAAATACAGATCAGCAATCTATTATTTCTCAGAAGCACAAAAAGAAGATGCTACTTTACTCCTAGCTAATTTACAATCAGAATTTGAAGCAACTATTATTACAAAAACACTTCCTTTTAAGGACTTTAAACCGTCAGAAGCACAATTTAAAAACTACTACAAAAACAATCCAAACAAACCCTTTTGTCAAACTTACATTAACCCAAAACTTAAGTTATTACAAGCAAAGTTTAGCAAACATTTAACGGATAACCTCCAGCGTAAATCTATTAGCTAA
- a CDS encoding DUF2452 domain-containing protein has translation MSDTKKPDNIVFNQETQKYDASLKPYATNVGAPAIKVTENVTWKNKNVHKANQQIKAKYLELKAEYEKMMAELEYNNLVYNAKFSFQPIIGDTYHLYRDKKRQPFLSIIAPEQCDFDFIGSFYLNSEHIWKRIDEEVIGQDLITNE, from the coding sequence ATGTCAGACACTAAAAAACCTGATAATATTGTCTTTAACCAAGAGACACAAAAATACGATGCATCATTAAAACCGTATGCAACAAATGTTGGTGCTCCAGCCATAAAAGTAACGGAAAATGTCACTTGGAAAAACAAAAACGTACACAAAGCCAATCAGCAAATTAAAGCCAAGTATTTAGAGCTAAAAGCCGAATACGAGAAAATGATGGCAGAACTAGAATATAACAATCTAGTCTATAATGCTAAGTTTAGTTTTCAACCCATAATTGGCGATACCTATCATTTATACAGAGATAAAAAAAGACAACCCTTTTTGTCCATTATTGCTCCAGAACAATGTGATTTTGACTTTATAGGTAGTTTTTACTTAAATTCTGAGCATATCTGGAAAAGAATAGACGAAGAAGTTATTGGCCAAGATCTAATTACTAATGAATAA
- a CDS encoding protein adenylyltransferase SelO: MKLNIKNTFTAQLPADPITDNSRRQVTKACYSFVTPKKTAKPELVHVSPEMLDTLGLSENDAKTKPFLNVFTGNTVLEGTTPYAMCYGGHQFGHWAGQLGDGRAINLFEVEHNNKNWKLQLKGAGETPYSRTADGLAVLRSSVREYLCSEAMYHLGVPTTRALSLALSGDQVLRDVMYNGNPDYEKGAIVSRISPSFLRFGSFEILASRQDAETLKTLVDYTINTHFTHLGSPSKQTYVQFFNDVALRSLDMVIHWQRVGFVHGVMNTDNLSILGLTIDYGPYGWLEGYESGWTPNTTDNQNKRYQYGSQPDIVLWNLYQLANALYPLIEEAEGLEAVLANYAEQKDIQYLQMMRSKIGLSSEEQLDANLIQELEDCLELTETDMTIFFRNLSDFDGANPTNGLQVIRESFYDIKAVTEAIKDRWNLWFDSYADRLERDPISAKAKKENMNTVNPKYVLRNYMAQLAIDDANKGDYKLIDDLFNLLKQPYAEQPKYEKWFAKRPEWARHKVGCSMLSCSS; encoded by the coding sequence ATGAAACTGAACATAAAAAATACATTTACGGCACAACTTCCAGCAGATCCAATAACAGACAATAGTAGACGTCAAGTCACTAAAGCCTGTTATAGTTTTGTAACACCAAAAAAGACTGCAAAACCAGAATTAGTTCATGTCTCTCCAGAGATGTTGGACACCCTAGGTTTATCAGAAAACGATGCTAAAACAAAACCATTTTTAAACGTCTTTACGGGTAATACTGTCTTAGAGGGCACAACACCATATGCGATGTGTTATGGTGGACACCAATTTGGACATTGGGCCGGGCAATTAGGTGATGGTCGTGCTATTAATTTATTTGAAGTCGAACACAATAACAAAAACTGGAAACTACAATTAAAAGGCGCTGGAGAAACACCCTATTCTAGAACAGCAGATGGTTTAGCTGTTTTAAGAAGCTCAGTTAGAGAGTATTTATGTAGCGAAGCCATGTATCATCTAGGTGTACCAACCACGCGTGCTTTAAGCTTAGCGTTATCTGGAGACCAAGTCCTGCGTGACGTTATGTATAACGGGAATCCTGATTACGAAAAAGGCGCGATTGTATCACGAATTTCACCAAGTTTTTTACGTTTTGGAAGTTTCGAGATTTTAGCCTCAAGACAAGATGCAGAAACCTTAAAAACACTTGTAGACTATACTATAAACACCCATTTTACGCATTTAGGTTCACCAAGCAAACAAACTTACGTTCAGTTTTTTAACGATGTAGCCCTACGAAGTTTAGACATGGTTATCCATTGGCAACGTGTTGGTTTTGTACATGGTGTTATGAATACCGATAACCTATCAATATTAGGATTAACCATAGATTATGGACCTTACGGATGGCTAGAAGGTTATGAGTCTGGATGGACGCCAAATACTACAGATAATCAAAATAAACGCTACCAATATGGTTCGCAACCAGACATTGTCCTTTGGAATTTATACCAATTAGCAAATGCCTTATATCCATTAATTGAAGAAGCCGAAGGTTTAGAAGCGGTGTTGGCAAATTATGCCGAACAGAAAGATATCCAATACCTACAAATGATGCGTAGTAAAATTGGATTGTCATCCGAAGAACAACTAGATGCCAACCTTATTCAGGAATTAGAAGATTGTTTAGAGTTAACAGAAACAGATATGACCATCTTTTTCCGTAATCTATCCGATTTTGATGGTGCTAATCCTACTAATGGCTTACAAGTTATTCGTGAGTCGTTTTACGACATAAAAGCAGTAACCGAAGCTATAAAAGACAGATGGAACTTATGGTTTGATAGTTATGCAGACCGTTTGGAACGCGACCCAATTTCAGCGAAAGCGAAAAAAGAAAACATGAATACCGTAAACCCAAAATACGTGTTACGTAATTATATGGCACAATTAGCAATAGATGACGCTAACAAAGGTGACTACAAACTTATTGATGACTTATTCAACTTATTAAAGCAACCTTATGCAGAACAACCAAAATACGAAAAATGGTTTGCAAAACGACCAGAATGGGCAAGACATAAAGTAGGTTGTTCTATGTTGTCATGCAGCTCTTAA